The Sulfurospirillum halorespirans DSM 13726 genome has a window encoding:
- a CDS encoding chemotaxis response regulator CheY, producing the protein MKLLVVDDSSTMRRIIKNTLQRLGFDDVLEAEHGVEAWQIMERTPDINVLITDWNMPEMNGLDLVRKVRAEKKYEGMPIIMVTTEGGKAEVITALKAGVNNYIVKPFTPQVLKEKLEDVLG; encoded by the coding sequence TTGAAGCTGCTTGTAGTAGATGATAGCTCGACAATGCGCCGTATTATTAAGAACACCTTACAGCGATTAGGATTTGATGACGTTTTGGAAGCAGAACATGGTGTGGAAGCCTGGCAGATCATGGAGCGCACACCAGATATTAATGTGCTGATTACCGATTGGAATATGCCTGAGATGAATGGGTTGGATTTGGTTCGTAAAGTTAGAGCTGAAAAAAAATATGAAGGTATGCCAATCATCATGGTCACAACAGAAGGTGGTAAGGCAGAAGTGATTACAGCGCTTAAAGCGGGTGTCAACAACTATATCGTTAAGCCTTTTACCCCACAAGTTCTTAAAGAAAAACTTGAGGATGTTTTAGGTTAA
- a CDS encoding STT3 domain-containing protein yields MNQDLRDKKSTYVITSLIVLAFAFSFCVRLIWVYQFSDYESFKFAGQFMINTNDGYFWAEGARDLLYGISQKHALSPVNEAASWLTYLAVKLFPFSLETTIFYMPSLLGSLIVVPIILIAHHFKMIEMGFLAALLASIAVSYYNRTMIGYYDTDMLNIVFPTFLLWSLILALRTKEEKYLLITALEIIVYRWWYPQSYSLEFSYFGLILAYALIFDRKNIFHFKLLTIMLFAMMGLPSLVRFVIVLGVYISFKKKYGDKYIGYFLVLAIGLFFLTGGFAPIWGQLKGYVFKDTIELSTDVLPLHFFSVMQTVREAGQIDFITFAERISGHTITFILSLIGYVLMVKKYPAMLLGLPLLGLGFLALWGGLRFTIYAVPVCALGMAYLLFICSAYITGVFINERLGGLVKSSFVILSSLGVLYPNLLHVIDYRVPTVMNKTEVEQLDSLRNIAGRDDYIVAWWDYGYPLRYYADTKTLIDGGKHSGDVNFPVSFMLTNDQESAAKLARLEVEYTEKAFITAEENETKAKEQQSKIINNTAQMTLDYGFKDANDFLDALQTPLSLPAKTREIYFYLPYRMMSIFPTVAQFSSMDLMSGKMTRQPFFFQTSQFKDTGSLLNFSGGVVLDKAKGMLKIGNQEVPVKNFIQTAYTPEFKLIKEQTIIHPDGLFSIIYMQAYNTFLILDEAMFHSSYIQLFVLENYDERFFEPISLEAYAKVYRLKI; encoded by the coding sequence ATGAATCAAGATTTAAGAGATAAAAAAAGCACCTATGTTATTACAAGTCTTATTGTACTGGCTTTTGCATTTAGTTTTTGCGTACGTTTGATTTGGGTTTATCAGTTTAGCGACTATGAAAGTTTTAAATTTGCTGGGCAATTTATGATTAACACGAATGATGGCTATTTTTGGGCGGAGGGGGCAAGAGATCTTTTGTATGGCATATCGCAAAAACATGCGCTTTCTCCTGTCAATGAAGCGGCTTCATGGTTGACTTACCTTGCGGTTAAACTGTTTCCGTTCTCATTAGAAACAACAATTTTTTATATGCCTTCTCTCTTAGGCTCATTGATCGTTGTACCCATCATTTTGATTGCGCATCATTTTAAAATGATTGAGATGGGATTTTTAGCGGCGCTTCTTGCTTCGATTGCGGTGAGTTATTACAACCGAACGATGATTGGCTATTACGATACCGATATGCTCAATATTGTCTTTCCAACGTTTCTGTTATGGTCGCTGATTTTAGCCTTACGGACGAAAGAAGAAAAATACCTTTTAATTACAGCCTTAGAAATTATTGTCTATCGTTGGTGGTATCCTCAAAGCTATTCGTTGGAATTTTCGTATTTTGGATTGATTTTAGCATATGCATTGATTTTTGATCGGAAAAATATTTTTCATTTTAAACTCTTAACGATTATGCTTTTTGCGATGATGGGATTGCCAAGTTTGGTACGATTTGTGATTGTTCTTGGTGTTTATATCAGTTTTAAAAAGAAGTATGGGGACAAATATATTGGGTACTTTCTTGTATTGGCTATAGGTCTCTTTTTTCTAACAGGAGGATTTGCACCGATTTGGGGACAGCTTAAAGGATATGTCTTTAAAGATACAATTGAATTGAGTACAGATGTACTACCACTGCATTTTTTCTCCGTAATGCAAACCGTACGCGAAGCAGGTCAAATTGATTTTATCACTTTTGCAGAGCGTATCAGTGGTCATACGATCACGTTTATACTTTCTCTCATTGGCTACGTTTTAATGGTCAAAAAATACCCTGCGATGCTTTTAGGCTTGCCACTGTTAGGACTTGGCTTTTTAGCCCTTTGGGGAGGACTTCGTTTTACGATTTATGCTGTGCCGGTGTGTGCCTTGGGGATGGCGTATTTACTGTTTATATGTAGCGCTTATATCACGGGAGTGTTTATCAATGAGCGGCTTGGAGGGCTGGTTAAATCGAGCTTTGTGATACTCTCAAGCCTTGGGGTTTTGTACCCAAACCTTTTACATGTAATCGATTATCGTGTGCCGACGGTGATGAATAAAACGGAAGTGGAACAGCTCGATTCGCTTCGAAACATTGCAGGTCGAGACGATTACATCGTTGCGTGGTGGGACTATGGCTATCCTTTGCGCTACTACGCCGATACGAAAACATTGATTGATGGTGGTAAGCATAGTGGCGATGTCAATTTCCCTGTGAGTTTTATGTTAACCAACGATCAAGAAAGTGCGGCGAAGCTTGCTCGTTTGGAAGTAGAATACACAGAAAAGGCATTTATCACGGCTGAAGAGAATGAGACCAAAGCTAAAGAGCAACAGTCTAAAATTATAAACAACACGGCTCAAATGACATTAGATTACGGTTTTAAAGATGCCAATGATTTTCTGGATGCGCTTCAAACGCCTCTTTCGTTACCGGCTAAAACACGCGAAATTTATTTCTACCTGCCATACCGTATGATGAGTATTTTTCCAACGGTCGCGCAATTTAGTAGTATGGATCTTATGAGCGGAAAGATGACGCGCCAGCCTTTCTTCTTTCAAACCTCACAGTTTAAAGACACAGGTTCTCTGCTCAATTTTAGCGGCGGTGTTGTCTTAGATAAAGCCAAAGGGATGCTTAAGATTGGCAATCAAGAAGTGCCTGTTAAAAACTTCATCCAAACAGCGTATACACCTGAGTTTAAACTCATTAAAGAGCAAACTATCATCCATCCCGATGGGCTTTTTTCGATTATTTACATGCAAGCGTACAATACGTTTCTGATTCTTGATGAAGCTATGTTCCATTCGAGCTACATTCAACTCTTTGTGTTGGAAAATTATGATGAACGATTTTTTGAACCGATTAGTTTAGAGGCATACGCTAAAGTCTATCGGCTCAAAATTTAG
- a CDS encoding phosphatidylserine decarboxylase, which yields MRNGSFTSTHIIAKEGWNQVVLAFMVFLLFYALSFLSWVFFLIFAGTLYSYRNPERIAEEDDERCLIAPLDGKVTDISKISLSDGSEALRLVIRKSFWDVGVLRAPLGMEILEIKKRFGLFMPSTSPLFALMAERKGLTCKSAFAPIKMIVSAGLWSQKITLFSKIGAFKAGERLGFLRDGEVALLLPLDTRIKVSLSDEVKAGSSVLGYLAYKDTDDRK from the coding sequence ATGCGTAACGGGTCGTTTACTTCAACACACATTATTGCAAAAGAGGGATGGAACCAAGTCGTTTTAGCGTTCATGGTTTTCCTCCTTTTTTACGCACTCTCGTTTTTATCATGGGTGTTTTTTCTGATTTTTGCAGGAACCCTTTATAGCTACCGCAATCCTGAACGTATTGCTGAAGAAGACGATGAGCGCTGTTTAATTGCGCCATTGGATGGTAAGGTCACTGACATTTCAAAAATAAGTTTGAGTGATGGCAGTGAAGCATTGCGCCTTGTCATTCGAAAATCCTTTTGGGATGTGGGTGTTTTACGCGCACCGCTTGGCATGGAAATTTTAGAGATCAAAAAACGTTTTGGACTGTTTATGCCCTCCACATCGCCTCTTTTTGCCTTGATGGCTGAGCGCAAAGGGCTTACATGTAAGAGTGCTTTTGCCCCGATCAAAATGATTGTGAGTGCGGGTCTATGGAGCCAAAAGATTACACTTTTCTCCAAAATAGGCGCCTTTAAAGCGGGTGAACGATTGGGCTTTTTACGCGATGGAGAGGTGGCACTTTTACTGCCTCTTGATACGCGCATTAAAGTTTCATTAAGTGATGAAGTCAAAGCAGGGTCAAGCGTATTAGGCTATCTTGCGTACAAGGATACCGATGATAGAAAATAG
- the hisH gene encoding imidazole glycerol phosphate synthase subunit HisH yields the protein MIGLIDYNMGNLRSVTNAFEKLGVAVEIVKDAGTVSKFDKIILPGVGAFKDAMGCLKERNLDEAVRAFAISGKPLLGICLGMQLLFESSVEFGDCAGLGLIEGEIVKFDTSRFDQRLKVPHMGWNQLHVKKETPLFKGMPESFYLYFVHSFHAQCDDQYTIGKTMYGYEFPSAVQKNNVFGFQPHPEKSHANGLAILKNFVEL from the coding sequence ATGATAGGGTTGATTGATTACAATATGGGCAATCTCAGGAGCGTTACCAATGCGTTTGAAAAGCTTGGTGTTGCGGTTGAAATTGTCAAAGATGCCGGTACGGTTTCGAAATTTGATAAGATCATTTTACCAGGAGTTGGTGCTTTTAAAGATGCGATGGGTTGCCTAAAAGAGCGAAATCTTGATGAGGCGGTAAGAGCGTTTGCTATTTCAGGCAAACCGCTTTTAGGCATTTGCCTTGGCATGCAACTGCTGTTTGAAAGCAGTGTTGAGTTTGGTGACTGTGCTGGGCTTGGGCTCATTGAAGGAGAGATCGTGAAGTTTGATACTTCACGGTTTGATCAGCGCCTTAAAGTACCACACATGGGCTGGAATCAATTACATGTAAAGAAAGAGACACCTTTGTTTAAAGGGATGCCAGAGTCGTTTTACCTCTATTTTGTGCACAGTTTTCATGCGCAGTGTGATGACCAATACACCATTGGTAAAACAATGTACGGCTATGAATTTCCCAGTGCCGTTCAAAAAAACAATGTTTTTGGTTTTCAGCCGCACCCTGAGAAATCCCATGCCAATGGATTGGCAATTTTAAAGAATTTTGTGGAGTTATGA
- the pssA gene encoding CDP-diacylglycerol--serine O-phosphatidyltransferase has product MIENSNGNKLQLIYIFPNLFTAASAFLGVISIIASANGQFEKAAVYILLSLIFDGLDGRVARMTNATSKFGAEFDSLADIVAFGVAPAMLFYFSVGHMYGKLGSLMCAMYVVFGAIRLARFNIMIGVSEPSVFIGVPIPTAAVVVSMWILLYREHTFMHGIEWIMLIGLGVLSFLMVSNIRYPSFKKIDMHKGHLIKILVYLILVFSMLYLYPIEVGTFLITAYLAYGLTRGIYNFVVAKFHKN; this is encoded by the coding sequence ATGATAGAAAATAGCAATGGCAATAAACTCCAACTGATCTATATTTTCCCCAATCTCTTTACAGCAGCAAGTGCTTTTTTAGGCGTGATTAGTATTATTGCTTCCGCCAATGGACAATTTGAAAAAGCTGCGGTCTACATTTTGCTCTCTCTCATTTTTGATGGGTTGGATGGAAGAGTCGCTCGTATGACCAATGCGACAAGTAAATTTGGTGCTGAGTTTGACTCTTTAGCCGACATTGTTGCTTTTGGCGTAGCTCCTGCTATGCTGTTTTACTTTAGCGTAGGGCATATGTATGGCAAACTAGGCTCACTGATGTGCGCTATGTATGTGGTGTTTGGTGCGATTAGACTGGCTCGTTTTAACATTATGATTGGTGTCTCTGAGCCTTCTGTTTTTATCGGTGTTCCCATTCCTACGGCGGCGGTTGTTGTCTCCATGTGGATTTTGCTCTACCGCGAACATACTTTTATGCACGGCATTGAGTGGATTATGCTTATTGGTTTGGGTGTTCTCTCTTTTTTAATGGTGAGCAATATTCGCTACCCAAGCTTTAAAAAGATCGATATGCATAAAGGTCATTTGATCAAAATTTTGGTCTATTTGATTCTTGTTTTTTCAATGCTTTATCTCTATCCGATTGAAGTCGGAACATTTTTAATTACCGCCTATTTAGCGTATGGTCTGACGCGCGGTATTTATAACTTCGTCGTTGCCAAATTTCATAAAAATTAG
- the hisA gene encoding 1-(5-phosphoribosyl)-5-[(5-phosphoribosylamino)methylideneamino]imidazole-4-carboxamide isomerase encodes MDILPAIDLKDGKAVRLTKGLMESAKIYSNEPWEVAKVFEEMGSTWVHLVDLNGAFAGEPKNLEQIEKIRENCHLKLELGGGIRDEETIRRYVDLGIDRVILGSIALKNPAFVKEMAQKYRVVVGIDAIDGYVAVEGWAEKSTMKATDLARAFADAGVEAIICTDVGRDGMLSGVNLDFTLAIAEASGIATIASGGLKNLDDIISLKQSRKVSGVIVGKAFYEGSLDLREAFAYIAKETL; translated from the coding sequence ATGGATATTTTACCAGCGATAGACCTGAAAGATGGCAAAGCCGTACGCCTTACCAAAGGGCTGATGGAGAGTGCCAAAATTTACTCGAATGAGCCTTGGGAAGTGGCAAAAGTGTTTGAAGAGATGGGCTCAACATGGGTGCATCTGGTTGATTTAAACGGGGCATTCGCCGGTGAGCCTAAAAACCTTGAGCAAATTGAGAAGATTCGGGAAAACTGTCATTTAAAACTAGAATTGGGTGGCGGAATCCGCGATGAAGAGACGATTCGTCGCTATGTCGATTTAGGCATTGATCGCGTCATTTTAGGTTCCATCGCCTTGAAAAACCCCGCTTTTGTCAAAGAGATGGCGCAAAAATACCGTGTGGTCGTCGGTATTGACGCCATTGATGGGTATGTCGCCGTAGAAGGTTGGGCTGAAAAATCCACGATGAAAGCGACGGATTTGGCACGTGCGTTTGCCGATGCAGGGGTTGAAGCGATCATCTGCACCGATGTCGGGCGTGATGGAATGCTCAGTGGCGTTAATCTTGATTTTACACTTGCCATCGCAGAAGCTTCAGGCATTGCCACGATTGCGAGTGGAGGTTTAAAGAATTTAGACGATATTATCTCGTTGAAGCAGAGCCGCAAGGTTTCTGGTGTCATCGTGGGAAAAGCATTTTATGAGGGGAGCTTAGATTTGCGTGAAGCTTTTGCGTATATCGCTAAAGAAACGCTTTAA
- the ftsH gene encoding ATP-dependent zinc metalloprotease FtsH translates to MSQNNQNDNKNEKKNNFFNQNPLLMFAIFAIVIVVLFKNFTTVSDPAVGATFSGQNSATKNISYYELKELIRNNQISYVAIGQTTIKAFSPEGAQKTVYVVKKVGEDSTLIPLMDEKKVGYGGYNESNILTEILFSWVLPVFVFFGIWMFLANKMQKNMGGGILGMGSSKKLVNSEKPKVKFEDVAGVEEAKEEVKEIVDFLKFPDRYMSLGAKIPKGVLLVGPPGTGKTLLAKAVAGEASVPFFSVSGSSFIEMFVGVGASRVRDLFENAKKEAPAIVFIDEIDAIGKSRAANGMMGGNDEREQTLNQLLAEMDGFSSDKSPVIVLAATNRPEVLDAALLRPGRFDRQVLVDKPDFQGRKDILKVHSADIKLGKNIDLEEIARLTAGLAGADLANIINEAALLGGRKNKEYVEQIDLVDAVERAIAGLEKKSRRINPEEKRIVAYHESGHALVAETTKGAKRVSKVSIIPRGLAALGYTLNTPEENKFLMQKHELIAEVDVLLGGRAAEEVFLGEISTGAGNDLERATDIIKSMVSIYGMSDVAGLMVLEKQRNVFLNGGTSKDYSEKMAEKLDEHIKETLQARYVIVKERLEEYRECIERIVSKLSEYETIDGVQLRAVIEAFEIEFNIPSKLKAPLVRHESKISEEEPKTDA, encoded by the coding sequence ATGAGTCAAAATAATCAAAACGATAACAAAAACGAAAAGAAAAATAACTTTTTTAATCAAAATCCACTCTTAATGTTTGCGATTTTTGCCATTGTCATCGTCGTTTTATTTAAAAATTTTACGACGGTCTCTGACCCCGCTGTGGGTGCTACGTTTAGTGGGCAAAACAGCGCGACTAAAAATATTAGTTATTATGAGCTCAAAGAGCTTATTCGCAATAATCAAATCAGTTATGTTGCCATTGGTCAAACCACGATCAAAGCCTTTTCTCCTGAAGGTGCCCAAAAAACAGTTTATGTTGTGAAAAAAGTCGGCGAAGATAGCACGCTTATTCCTTTAATGGATGAGAAAAAAGTGGGCTATGGCGGTTACAATGAGTCTAATATCTTAACCGAAATTCTGTTTTCATGGGTACTTCCTGTCTTTGTTTTCTTTGGTATTTGGATGTTTCTGGCAAACAAAATGCAAAAAAATATGGGTGGCGGAATTCTCGGCATGGGAAGCAGTAAAAAGCTTGTCAATTCAGAAAAACCAAAAGTGAAATTTGAAGATGTCGCAGGTGTGGAAGAGGCAAAAGAGGAAGTGAAAGAGATTGTTGATTTCCTCAAGTTTCCGGATCGCTACATGAGTTTAGGCGCTAAAATTCCTAAAGGTGTGCTGTTAGTAGGCCCTCCAGGTACGGGTAAAACCCTGCTTGCCAAAGCGGTTGCGGGAGAGGCGAGTGTTCCTTTCTTCTCTGTTTCAGGTTCAAGTTTTATCGAGATGTTTGTAGGTGTGGGTGCAAGTCGTGTGAGGGATCTTTTTGAAAACGCTAAAAAAGAGGCTCCGGCTATTGTCTTTATCGATGAGATTGATGCGATTGGTAAAAGTAGAGCTGCGAACGGTATGATGGGTGGTAATGATGAGAGAGAACAAACGCTCAATCAACTGCTCGCCGAAATGGATGGTTTTAGCTCCGATAAATCACCGGTGATTGTCCTCGCCGCAACGAATCGTCCCGAAGTTTTAGATGCTGCACTTCTACGACCTGGTCGCTTTGACAGACAAGTATTGGTCGATAAGCCCGATTTTCAAGGCAGGAAAGATATTTTAAAAGTTCATAGTGCGGACATTAAACTTGGTAAAAATATTGACCTTGAAGAGATTGCACGGTTAACTGCAGGACTTGCGGGTGCTGATCTTGCCAATATTATTAACGAAGCAGCACTCTTGGGTGGACGTAAAAATAAAGAGTATGTAGAGCAAATTGATTTAGTTGACGCAGTTGAACGAGCCATTGCAGGTTTGGAGAAAAAAAGTAGACGCATTAATCCAGAGGAGAAACGCATCGTAGCGTATCATGAAAGTGGCCATGCTTTGGTTGCGGAAACAACCAAGGGAGCGAAGAGAGTTTCGAAGGTTTCTATCATCCCACGAGGACTGGCAGCCCTTGGCTATACGCTTAATACGCCCGAAGAGAATAAATTTTTAATGCAAAAGCATGAGCTGATTGCTGAAGTCGATGTGCTTTTGGGTGGTCGTGCGGCGGAAGAGGTTTTCTTAGGTGAAATTTCAACCGGTGCTGGCAATGACTTGGAGCGTGCAACAGATATTATCAAATCGATGGTCAGCATTTACGGAATGAGCGATGTGGCAGGATTGATGGTTCTTGAAAAACAGCGTAATGTTTTCTTAAATGGTGGAACAAGTAAAGATTACAGTGAGAAAATGGCTGAAAAACTGGATGAGCACATTAAAGAGACGCTTCAAGCGCGCTACGTGATTGTGAAGGAGCGTTTGGAAGAGTATCGTGAGTGTATTGAGCGCATTGTGTCCAAACTGAGTGAGTATGAGACGATTGATGGCGTTCAGCTACGTGCGGTCATTGAAGCATTTGAAATTGAATTTAACATTCCTTCAAAGCTCAAAGCTCCCCTCGTGAGACACGAGTCAAAAATTTCTGAAGAAGAACCTAAGACTGATGCGTAA
- a CDS encoding 50S ribosomal protein L11 methyltransferase, whose amino-acid sequence MEKTYNELQITPSSEYPLFLDFIMSLSDEAIEENEGTLILRSEEELQLVLFGVEAFAKELTNALGQEITLDTKLLVKKNEDWIEQYRNSIQPLHVNDFYIHPSWVEGIANKKNIIIDPALAFGSGHHETTYGCLMVLQNYVKEGNELLDVGCGSGILSIAARKCGAIVDLCDTDAQATDSATENFKLNHESFHRIWTGSVQKREKEYDIVVANIIADVLIMLSSDLQKAVKEGGLLILSGILDKYVDKVESKFSSMKLVEKYQKEEWFTLVLQRN is encoded by the coding sequence ATGGAAAAAACCTATAACGAACTTCAAATAACCCCTAGTAGTGAATACCCACTTTTTCTTGACTTTATCATGAGCCTCAGCGATGAGGCTATTGAAGAGAATGAAGGCACACTGATTTTACGCAGTGAAGAAGAGTTGCAGTTAGTTCTTTTTGGTGTGGAAGCCTTTGCCAAAGAGCTTACGAACGCTCTTGGTCAAGAGATTACGCTTGACACAAAGCTTTTAGTAAAAAAGAATGAAGATTGGATAGAGCAGTATCGAAATTCCATACAACCTTTACATGTAAACGACTTTTACATTCATCCAAGCTGGGTGGAGGGCATTGCGAACAAGAAAAATATTATTATTGATCCAGCCCTTGCGTTTGGCTCAGGACACCATGAAACAACGTACGGTTGTCTCATGGTATTGCAAAACTATGTCAAAGAAGGCAATGAACTTTTAGACGTTGGGTGCGGTAGTGGCATTTTAAGCATTGCGGCACGAAAGTGTGGTGCCATTGTGGATCTGTGCGATACGGATGCCCAAGCGACCGATAGCGCAACGGAAAATTTTAAGCTCAATCATGAAAGTTTTCATCGCATTTGGACAGGTTCGGTTCAAAAACGTGAAAAAGAGTATGACATTGTTGTTGCCAATATTATCGCAGATGTACTGATTATGCTTTCCAGTGATTTACAAAAAGCAGTCAAAGAGGGTGGATTACTGATACTCTCTGGCATTTTAGATAAATACGTCGATAAAGTAGAAAGTAAGTTTTCTTCGATGAAATTGGTTGAAAAGTATCAAAAAGAAGAGTGGTTTACACTCGTGCTACAAAGGAATTAG
- a CDS encoding PDC sensor domain-containing protein, translating into MVIREIQQFSEVRTRARAYLCYLFTRNIPNRMPEPNLDVISASLDKIVHEVEEFEALYLLDNKGDQVINNITDDPHRKGGLGQNRSGKSYYYRAVREKRCVLSDPYPSTLTNDLTVTASYPIYDEQGILKFIACIDVSLEHILKIAHPSSLQSVFGKSSQVIYTVFSLCLLAIALLLLFNGMRSLFMHGFEFNLLDIKAMFESTILVTLSLAIFDLVKTIFEEEVLGRNEKDEGGGMHKTMVRFLGSIIIALAIEALMLVFKFAIIDAAHILYAVYLLGGVTFLLFGLAFYLKSIPQKRDS; encoded by the coding sequence ATGGTTATTCGTGAGATTCAGCAATTTTCTGAAGTTAGAACCAGAGCAAGAGCGTATTTGTGCTATCTCTTTACGCGCAATATCCCGAACCGTATGCCTGAACCCAATTTGGATGTCATCAGCGCGAGTTTAGATAAAATTGTCCACGAAGTGGAAGAGTTTGAAGCCCTTTATTTGCTTGATAACAAAGGCGATCAGGTCATCAATAACATCACCGATGATCCACACCGTAAAGGAGGACTCGGTCAAAACCGTAGTGGCAAGTCCTATTATTACCGTGCCGTGCGCGAAAAACGTTGTGTTTTAAGCGACCCGTATCCTTCAACATTGACCAACGATTTAACAGTGACAGCCTCTTATCCTATTTATGATGAGCAAGGGATTTTAAAATTTATTGCCTGTATCGATGTCTCTTTGGAGCACATTTTAAAAATTGCCCACCCTTCGTCGTTACAGTCTGTTTTTGGAAAAAGTTCCCAAGTGATCTATACCGTTTTTTCGCTTTGCTTATTGGCGATAGCTCTTCTGTTACTTTTTAATGGGATGCGTAGCTTGTTTATGCATGGATTTGAGTTTAATCTTCTTGATATTAAAGCGATGTTTGAATCAACCATTTTGGTCACACTCTCTTTAGCCATTTTTGATCTGGTGAAAACGATCTTTGAAGAGGAAGTGTTAGGTCGAAATGAAAAAGATGAAGGTGGAGGCATGCACAAAACGATGGTGCGTTTTTTAGGCTCCATCATTATCGCCCTTGCGATTGAGGCATTAATGCTCGTCTTTAAATTTGCAATTATTGACGCGGCGCACATTTTATACGCGGTTTACCTGCTTGGAGGTGTCACATTCCTTCTCTTTGGGCTTGCGTTTTACCTTAAATCTATTCCGCAAAAGAGAGATTCATGA